The DNA segment TGAGAGGCAACTTCGGAGACTTCTTCGAAGTTCACATCCCCCTTGAGGGCATAGCCGGACTTCCGGCTGGAATCTTCGACGCGATTGATGCCGACATCAATGACGGTCGCTCCAGGTTTGACCATGTGGCCCTTGATCATTTCGGCGCGGCCTACGGCGGCGACGAGAATATCGGCCTGGCGGGTGATTTCCTCCAGATTTGGCGTCTTCGAGTGGCAGACGGTCACCGTAGCGTCGCCCTGGGGGTGACGGCGGAGGAAGAGGAGCGAGAGAGGTTTACCCACGATCAGGCTGCGGCCGACGATGACGACGTGCTTTCCGGGAATGCTTACGCCGGAGCGATCGAGGAGTTCAATGACGCCACTCGGAGTGCAGGCAACGAATCCGGTCGGATCTTCCTGGCAGAGTTTACCGAGGTTGATCCGGTGAAACCCGTCGACGTCTTTCTCGGCGCTGACTCGGTCGAACGCTTCCTGATCCGGAATGTGGCTCGGAAGCGGGGCCTGCACGAGGATGCCGTGGATGGAAGGGTCTGCGTTCAGGCGGTCGATTTCCGCGAATAACTCCTCTTTGGGGATGTCACTGGGGAAGACGTGCAAATCGCTGTCGATTCCGACTGCGGCGGCAGTTTTCTCCTTCTTGCGGACATAGGAGACCGAAGCGGGATCCTCGCCGACGCGGACAAAGGCTACTTTGGGACGATGATTCTCCGGCAGCTTTCCGATCTCTTCAGCGAGCTCTTCGGTTACCTGGCGGGCGATTTGGTTGCCGTCTATCAATTCCATGGATTTTCTGAGCCGAATAGGGTCTTAGCGGAGAGTGATGTTCGCGGCTTTAATCAGCAGGGTATCCTTTTCGCCGGTAGGGACGAGGACTCCGTAAACTTGGACGATCTGTTCGGTAAACTTTTCCTGGCTGCTCATCGGAACCTCCGAAATGTCAACGTAGGCGATCCGGTCGCCGGAATAGTTCAGGAGCTCGAAATCATATTTGGGCTTGGATCCCCAGAATCCCTTGGAGGTGCGTTCGAGTCTTCCGATGTAAACCCGGTTGGTGTCTGTCGGAGGGATGAGCGGAGGCTCGTCCGGAACCATGGGTTGAGTGACGCCGGGGACGACGGACTCGGCCACATCGTTGGAGACTTCAACATCTTCCTCGGTTTCGACAATGACGGCTGGAGTGGTCTCGACGACTTCGGCGGCGGGCTTGGATGCTTCGGTAGAGGCGGCGGCCGATCCGGCGGCTGCGGCGGCACTGCCCGTGACGGCGGCTGCAGGAGCCAGAGGAATAACCTCGGAGTTGCTATCGCTGTCTTCCTCGTTGGAAAGGTCTTCGCTGCTGGCGCCTTCTTCTCCGACCATCTCTTCGGTTCCCTCGTCGAGGTTTTCCATTGCGGATTCCTGGGCTCCTTCGGCACCAGCCTCGTTGGCTGCGGCCATGGGCAATTCAGGATCTTCTACGGGCTCGATATCGCTCGGCTCGTCAGGAGTCTGCTCGATGTCGGCGTCTTCTGTTTCTGAAAGAGTGTCGACTTCTTCGGCCTGGGTCGGGGCTTCGATTGTCGGGTCTGGATCCTCGGCGGTGGGGATCGGAATGGCGGCGACGGAGGTTGGTGCCTGCATCGATGCGTCTTCGAAGGGAGCCGTGGTGTCACGCTCAGGGATCGGAGTCGATCCGGCACCGAGGCTGTAGCCGCGGGTCTGTCCGCTGTCGGAAGTGCGTCCGAAAGTCGGGTTCAGGGAATCCACTTCCTCAAATCCGGTCATGGGTTCGGAGGTAGGGATCGTTGGCCGGGCTGCAACCGGGCCTGAGGTGGAAGTTGAAAGACTGGGAGTTTCCGGGCTGTAGCGAGTCTGCCCGGCTCGAGCCAGGAGGGGGTCGCTGGCATAGGTTACGCGGCGGTTGCTGTTCATTCCCGCACCGGCTGGGGGAGTTACTTTGCTGTCCGCAGGAATAAAGTAGCCCGGGATCGCTTTGTTAACGGTGATCTCGGTCCAATCGTCGACAAGATTGATGGAGACCTCATCACCTGCTTCGATCGTTGTGAGAACCTTGCCCGATTTTGAAGGGGTCATGAGCATCGAGGTGCCGATTTCCACAGTTCCTTCGGGAGTGAGACTGTCTTTTGCGATGAAACCGCTGTAGTAGTCCTTGCGGACGATCTCCATCCAGCCCTTCTTGCCCTCGACCGGGGTCGCGGTTTCGATTGCGTCGGATTCGGACGAGATCGATCCTAGAACCGGAGCCGTGTCATTCGGAGCGAGGTAGAGAATTTCGATTTCAGCCTTGGCGGAGAGGACTGCGCCTAGGGCCGCGAGAGAGATGAGGACTCGTTTCATAAACCGTCTTTGATTTTTAAATTTTGAATTGTGGATACTAATCGTGATTTGCCCTGACGAACAACTGTTTTATGGCCAATTGCCTTGGTTTTAAGCGTGCGTGCTAGCGGGATTTGTTGGCGAGAATAAATTGCCGGGTGGAGGTTTGGTCTGTTGAGCAGCGTTCAGCGCTCGTTTTCCCGTGCCGGAGCGAGAAGAGCTTTGATTTCGCTGGATTTGAGCGGCCTTGCTTGTCCGCGCGCCAAGCCTCTCATTTTGTAGGCCCCGATCTGCGTGCGCTTCAGCTTTTTGACGAGGTAGCCGAAGGACTCGAGAAGACGACGGATCTCCCTCTTCTTGCCGTGATCCAGGTGCACCTCGAATTCAGAACCCTTGTGTTTCGGGGGAATGATCTTGTCGAATTGCAACCATTGCCCCTCCAGAGTGCGGCCGCGGAGGAGTTTGGGGATGTCGTCCCCTTGAAGATCCCGCTGAACTCGTACTTGGTAGCGCTTGATGACCCGCTTGGAGGGGTGGGTCAATCGCTGGGCAAGGTCACCATCGGTGGTGAGGATCAGGAGCCCTTCCGTATCTTTGTCGAGTCGTCCGGCGCAGATCATCCGCGGATCCTGCCAGATTTTGGGCAGAAGATCGAAGACGGTCTGATCCTGATGGGGGTCTGCGTTCGTGCAGACGTAGTGGCGCGGTTTATTGAGGACTAGGGTGAGATGATCCTGCTGGCGGGCGATGATTCGCTTGCCATCGACACGGACCACGGCGCTGCCTGCAACGATTGACTCGCCAATCAGGGCGATGCGGTCATCGACCTCGACACGGCCCTCGCGGATAAGCTCCTCGGCCTTGCGGCGCGAGCACACTCCCGACTGGGAAAGGAATTTTTGGAGACGAATTTCAGACTTCACTGAGGCGGGCATAGGGGAAAACCCACGGTAATTCGATCCGAAAGCGCACCGAATCGGGGCCGATGGGGCTTATGAAGGCTGATCCGATTATTCCTGGGAACAATTTGTTGTTTATATTTGGATCGAGATCTTGCCCGCGGATCGGGATGATCAGGCATTTGAGGAGGCTCGCGGAAAATGGCATCCGCCCAAAGAGAAAGGTTATTTCGTATTGGGGTTGAGGCCTTGTTCGTAAGGAAAGAGGAGCGTGGCGGCTTCGGGTAGAGCAGGGGTCGGGCTATTTTTTCCTAGCCGATGGCAGATTTTCTGGACAGGCTTCCGGCATGTCAGAGCAAGTTGAAGAGAAAAAGACAGCCCTCGTTACTGGGGCTAGTCGGGGAATTGGACTCGCGATCGCTAGGGAACTCGGAAGCCTCGGTTTTCGCGTTTTGTGTGTCGCCCGATCAGAGGAATCCGCATCGAAGGCCGTCGAGGCAGTTCGCGCGGATGGCGGAGAGGCGGAAGCCTATGGAGTCGATGTTTCTGATTCGAAGGCGGTTGCTGCGGCCTCGGAAGAGATTTTGAAAAAGTACGAGTGCGTCGATGTTCTCGTAAATAATGCCGGGATTACCCGCGACATGCTGTTTATTCGCATGAGCGAGGATGATTGGGACGCGGTGCTGCAGACTAATTTGAACAGCTGCTTCTATTGGTCGAAAAATTTAATTCGTCCGATGACCCGTCGCCGTTGGGGCCGGGTTATCAATATTTCTTCGGTGATCGGTTTGACCGGCAATGCAGGTCAGGCGAACTACGCAGCCGCCAAGGCGGGGATGATCGGTTTCACCAAGAGTTTAGCGAAGGAGTTGGCCGCTCGGTCGATTACAGTAAACTCCGTAGCGCCCGGATTTATTCAAACGGACATGACGAATGAATTGGGCGAAGATATTCAAGGGAACATCCTTAAGATGATCCCTCTCAAGAGGATGGGGAAACCAGAGGATATCGCCGCGACTGTGGGCTTCCTCGCGGGTCCAAATGCAGGATACATCACCGGTCAGGTTTTTACGGTTGACGGTGGTATGGTCATGTGATTCTTCCTTCTTTTCACACAAGCTTTAAAACACCAAGGAATATGGCAGAGAAATCCATCGAAGACCGCGTCAAGGAGATCATTGTAAATCAGCTCAACGTCAATGAAGAGCAGGTTACACCTGAAGCTTCTTTTCTCGACGATTTGGGCGCCGACTCGCTGGACACGGTTGAGTTGATCATGGCTTTTGAGGAGGAGTTCAAGGATCAGATTAACGGAGAAATCCCAGAGTCTGACGCCGAGAAACTTCTTACCGTCGGCAGCGTCGTCGAATACATCAAGAGCAAGTCTTCCTGATCTTGCCGCAAAGCAGATCTTCTGTTGTCGGCGATTTCTTCCATGGCTCCTGAAATGGAAAAGCGAAAGGTTGTCGTCACGGGACTCGGAATCGTCACTTCCCTCGGGAAGTCGATCGACGAGTATTGGGAATCTCTCCTTGCTGGGAAATCCGGCATTGGGAATGTGTCCCGCTTTGATGCTTCGTCATACACGTGCCAGGTCGGTGCTGAAGTCAATGACTTCGACCCCGCTGAGTACATGGACGCGAAGGAGGCCCGTCGAAACGACCGCTACACTCAGTTTGCAGTAGCAGGCACCCGCCTGGCTCTCCAAGACGCTGCTCTCGACCCATCGACGCTCGATCCCTCACGGATCGGAGTTTTGATCGGTTCGGGAATCGGCGGAATGGAGACGATTGAGAAGCAATCTTTTGCTCTCTTCGAGCGGGGCCCGCGCAAAGTGTCGCCTTTCATGATTCCCGCCCTGATTGCCAATATGGCGTCTGGGGTGGTGGCGATTGAGATCAACGCCCGCGGACCGAATTTCGGTCTCGTGAGTGCTTGCGCCACCGGATCTCACTCGATCGGGGAATCGGCTCAGATGATTCGGGATGGTCGTGCGGATATCATGATTGCCGGAGGGAGCGAAGCCGCCATTACCCGATTGGGTTATGCTGGTTTCTGCTCGATGAAGGCCATGAGCACCAACTTCAACGACGATCCGCAGAAGGCCAGCCGCCCATTTGATATGAATCGTGACGGATTCGTGATGGGAGAAGGCTCTGGAATCCTGATTTTGGAGTCGGAAGAATCGGCGAAAGCCCGAGGCGCTCGCATATATTGCGAAGTCGCGGGATATGCCGCGACTTGCGATGCCCATCACATCACCATGCCGGATCCGGAAGGAAAAGGTTTGGCCGAAGCCCTACGGGGCGCATTGGAGGATGGTGGGATCACGACGTCAGAAGTGGACTACGTGAATGCGCACGGAACCTCGACGAAGTATAACGACAAGTTCGAGACTCTCGCGGTGAAGAATGTTTTTGGCGAGCACGCCCAAAATCTACTGATGTCTTCGACGAAGTCGATGACGGGGCACCTTCTCGGTGCGGCTGGAGGAATCGAAGCGGCGGCTTGCTGTAAAGCGATCGAGACGGGGAAGATTCCTCCCACCATCAATTACGAAGAGCCCGATCCGGATTGCGATCTCAACTGCGTTCCCAACAAGGCGATCGAGGCAAAAGTCGATGTGGCCGTGACCAACAACCTTGGGTTTGGTGGTCACAATACTTCGATTGCGTTCCGTCGGTACGCCTAAGACGCGGTCGCTTCGGAATTCGCGTCTTTTGACGAACCCTGGCCGAAGGCCAGAGCGAAGTTTACTGACCTTCGGTAGAGGGTGGATCGTCGTAAAGGTTATCCGGTAGAATGTGAGCCGGGTGGTCGCAAAATTGGTATCGCGTGAGATTCCAGTCTGAGCCGTCGTAATAGCAGATGGTCAGAAGGTAGACCGCGCCTCGCTCGTATTTGAGAACGGAGTAGAGGATGATGTTTTCGGGAATCGGTTGATCGACCGCAAGAACCTCAACCTCCCGGATTTTTCCGAATCGGTCCTCGTAGATTTGCGCCCAGCGGAGTTTTTTACGCCGAACCTTGTCGTCGGGTTCCAAGTTAAGGTTGTCGGGTCCCGACCAGTATTCGACGGTCGGGCCTAGATGTCCTTCGCTCTTTGCGAGGGCGAGACCCTTTTCCACTGCCTCGGGCATCGTTTGTGCCTGGGAGAGGGCGGGAATGACCATGAAGATCAAGAGGATGAAAGCGGGGATTGTTCTCATAGAAGGAACTTCGTTTGACTGAATGGAAAAAGGGCGTAGCTCTATCGTTAGTAGATGGTTTGGATTTTCGCAAGTGCTCTGTTATTGGTTTTGCTCATCGTCGCTTTCTTTTTGGCAGGCGGGCGGAACTACGTGTGCATTCGCCGAAAGAATTGTTGTGGAGCGGGCTGTGGCTGTCTTTTTCCCAAGAAGAATAAAGGGAAATAGAGAATTAGGCACATCGCGGGCGAACAAAGCTTGAAAAACGAATCCGAAGGAGATTTTGTTTCTCCTTTCCGGAAGGGTGGCAGAGTGGTCGATTGCGGCGGTCTTGAAAACCGCTGAGGTGAAAGCCTCCGGGGGTTCGAATCCCTCCCCTTCCGCCAAAGGCGGCCTTCACGAAGCGAAAATCAAAGAACGCGAGATTCGAACCGGGGTCTACTGGGTCTACTCCAAAGTTTGGGGACCGGGCATCATTTCTGATGAATATCCTTTAGGATTGTTGGGTGTTCCTGGGAGGAAATGAGGCGGTGTATTCTCTATCGACTGTGGGCGCATTGTGTTTGCCTCTTCCGCGCGATAGGCGTTTCGCGTTGGCCGAGCCAGATACTGACGATGACAAATAGAGCACCGATAATTTGGGGTGGGGTCAGATTTTGATTGAGGAAGCACCATCCTAAGAGAACGGCTGTCACTGGGCTGAGAAACCCGAGGGATGACACCACCGCTGCATCCAGTTTGGCCACACCACGGAACCAGAGAATGTAGCTCAGCGCAGCGCCGATCAGCCCTAGCCACACCAGGCCCATCATGTTCGCCGGAGTTGGCACGGGGATGGTCGGTTCGAGAAGCAAGGCGAAGGGTACGAGCAGAATTCCTCCGGCCGTCAATTGCCAGGCGGTGAAAGTCAGCGATGAGACGGGCGGTTGCCATTTGCGGGTCAATACGATGCCACATGCCATCGAAAAAGCCCCTGCGAAAGCGGCGGCGATTCCGATCGGATCAAGGGTCGTTTCTGGTGTCAGAACCAGAACGGCTACCCCGCCGAGGCCGATCATGGCGGCAAGAATTGACAGCAAGCGGATTTTATTTCCGAGCCAGAAGTGGGCGAGCACGATGACGATCAGCGGTTGCACCGCCCCGATTGTTGCTGCAACACCGCCCGGCAGCCGATAGGCAGAGACGAACAACAGACTCCAGAAAATCGAGAAGTTGAGCGCACCGAGTGCGAAGGTCCGAATCCACCATAGGCCAGTCGGCAGCTCCCTCACGATCAGGAGCAATAGGAGGCCGGCTGGCAATGCGCGTAGCATGGCTACCGTCATCGGGGAAAAATTGGCCAGGAATTGCGTCGTGACAAGGTAGGTGCTGCCCCAGATGACTGGGGCAATTGTGGTCAGGAGAAGATCCGAATTGCGTCCACTCATTTTGTTAGGCTCCTCTGCGTCCAGTTCGAAAGCCGTAGGCTTTCGCCTGCCATGTTGTCGCCAGCGCAACGACGACTAGCGGAATCAGGGTCATCGGCAGCCATTTCGGCCCGACTGCGTCGATCACTAGTCCTCCGATCAGCCCTCCGCCTGCGACGGCGAGGTTGAAGACGGTGACAAAAATCGATTGGGCGACATCTGCATGTTCTCCCGCGGAATCGGCAAGTGCTGTCTGAAGTAAGGTCGGCGAACCGCCGAAGGTCAGCCCCCAGATGATGACTCCAGCCAGAACCAGCGTCGCTGATCCATGGGGTATCGCCAACAAGGCTACGGCGATGGCGAAGGCGGCGAGGCTGATGAGCGTCACATACCGCAAGTGTCGATCTACCAGGGCACCCGTCCCCAGAATTCCGACAACCGCCGCTATTCCGAAGCTGAATAGAATCATCTCGACCCGCAATCCTGTGCCGGACGCATCGAGGAACGGCGCGATGTAGGTGTAAAGGATGTTGTGCGCCAATATCCAGGCGAGCAGTACCAGCAACACCGGGCGGATTCCAGGAATCAGGAAGATCCTTTTCACTGGCAGGCGCTGGTGTTCTGCCTGACCGGGAAAGTCGGGGACTCCAAGCCGCACCCAAGCCATGAGGAGCAAGCCGATGGCGGACATGATCCAGAAGACCGCGCGCCAGTCGAACAGGCCACCGAGCCAGGCACCCAGTGGCACCCCGAGCGATAGCGCAATGGGTTGGCCGACGCCGACAATGGCGAGCGCCCGGCCTTGCAGGTGCCGCGGCGCGAGTCGTCTTGCGTAGCCCGCGACCAGCCCCCAGACCACCCCCGCCGACATGCCCGCGATGAAGCGCGCGAGAAGCGTGAGTCCATAATGCGCCGATACGGCGGTCAGGATGTTGAAGATCATCAATCCCGCAATCGCCAGCAAGAACAGTGGGCGGCGATTCCAGCTTCTAGTCACCGCGATGACCGGGATGGCCGCCACCACTGAACCGAGCGCATATAGCGTCACCGTCTGCCCGGCCATGGCTTCCGATACGCCAAGGCTCACGCTAATCTGGGGGAGGAGCCCAGCGGGCATGTTCTCGGTCATGATGGCGAGAAACCCTGCGACCGTGAATGTCAGCAACTTTCCGACTGGGAGACTCTCCCGGGAATTCATTGCTTTGGGATTTGTGAACGGAGTGTTTTTTGAGACTGGCATGGCCTACTCGGACTTTCTTTGGAGGAGCGGGAGAAAGATCGCAGTTGTGATTCCGCGTCTTATTCTTTAGTATTTCGATGTTAAGTATCTTAATGGCAAGATAAATGAGATGACAAAAATAAACGAAGACAGAGACCGCGCCGCCATCGCCGCAGCTCAGTGGCGAGCCGAGCGCCCGGATATCGACGCTTTTCCCATGGAGGTGATCGGGCGGTTGACCGAGTTGGGGTTGATCATCGCCAGGGACAGGCTCAATCCGATCTTTGCGAAGTTCGGGTTGCAGAACGGCGAGTTCGATGTGCTGGCGACGCTGCGCCGCACTGGGGGAACCTATTCGCTGACACCAACGGCCCTTTACCAGGCAACGATGATTTCGTCTGGTGGAATGACGGCGCGGATTGACAGGCTGGAGAAGGCTGGCCTGATCGAAAGAAGCAAGCATCCGACTGATCGGCGAGGCACACTTGTCGGCTTAACGGAAAGAGGAAAGGCGCTGATTGATGAAATGCTGGAGGTTCATGTCGAGAATGAGCGTGCGGTCCTCGCTCCTCTGACCTCGGACGAGCAAAAAACGCTGAACGATATCCTGCGGAAGCTTATTAATGGTTCCATCTAGGCGGTAGCTTGTTGAGTTCTCAATATTAGTGCTCGGCAGCCGGGAGGTGTAATTTGCGATTTCGTATAAATCCCTTGTCCGGAAAACTCACAGGGGAACTCGCTTGAATCGACAACGGGTGGGAAGGTGTTTTGGATTGGGATCTATGAGAGATACCTCCTCTTCCCGGAGACGGACTTTTTTTCTGATTTTCGGAATTTGCGGAGGCCCGTTTATTATTGGGACGGACATGCTTTCGATCGGGGTGGCCCTCGCTCCCATGGCGGGAGACCTCGATGCGTCGCTCTCGACCTTGCAGTGGTTTATGTCCGGATATGGGATTGGGGTGGCGACCTTTCTGATCTCGGCGGGGAAATTGTCCGATCTTTTCGGAGCGCGGAAGATGAACTGCGCGGGTATGCTTTTGTTTGCGGGGGCCTCGGTTTTGATGGCGTTGGCGCCCAGTAGTGGCGTGGCAATTGCCGCTCGGCTGCTACAGGGAGTCGCCGGAGCTTTCATGATTTCCAGTAGCCTGGGGATTGCCGGCCAACACTTTGAGGGGGCGGCGCGGGCGCGCGTTTTCTCTACGATTATGGCCATGGCCGGTTTGGGAATGGGGGTCGGACCGTTACTCGGGGGCGCCCTCATTCATTGGTTCGATTGGCGGGCGGTCTTTTGGGCTAACCTTCCGATGACGTTTCTCTTTCTGGCGAACAATCTCATTTTTCTTCCCAAGCAGCAGCCGGCACTGAGGAAGTCTTTCGATTTTCCCGGATTGGTGCTTCTCACCATGACTGTGCTTCTGCTCGCGGTTCCTTTGAGTCAGGCAGGGGAGTGGGGCTGGTCTTCTTTGTGGACGCTGGGTCTTCTCGGTGGATTTTTTGTGAGCCTTGGGATTTTGATCGTCTGGGAGAAGCGAGCGAAAGAACCCCTTCTGGATTTTTCGGTTCTGACGGTTTCCGGATTCATCCCGGCGAACCTTTGCGCCTTTCTTTCCTATGCGATCAGTCTCGGCTGGCTCTTTCTCTTCAGCCTCTATCTCCATCATGTCAAAGCATTCAGTGCTTTGGAGACAGGCTTGTTCTTCCTTCCCTATGCCCTTGCCTATTTTCTAGGCGGAATGCTTTCGAGCCATCTGGGGAAGTGGATGGGATGGCGACCTTTCCTCTTTATCGGTTTGGCGATTCTCACGGCTGGAATCGGTGGATTTTCTTTCGTGGATGAGGGCACGCCTTACGGGTTTCTTGGGGTGGGGGCCGCTCTCGTGGGGCTCGGATATATTTTCGCGAACAACGCAGCCATGTCGTTGGCTCAGGGGAAAATGCCGGTGGAGAAGTCG comes from the Puniceicoccus vermicola genome and includes:
- a CDS encoding bifunctional 5,10-methylenetetrahydrofolate dehydrogenase/5,10-methenyltetrahydrofolate cyclohydrolase, encoding MELIDGNQIARQVTEELAEEIGKLPENHRPKVAFVRVGEDPASVSYVRKKEKTAAAVGIDSDLHVFPSDIPKEELFAEIDRLNADPSIHGILVQAPLPSHIPDQEAFDRVSAEKDVDGFHRINLGKLCQEDPTGFVACTPSGVIELLDRSGVSIPGKHVVIVGRSLIVGKPLSLLFLRRHPQGDATVTVCHSKTPNLEEITRQADILVAAVGRAEMIKGHMVKPGATVIDVGINRVEDSSRKSGYALKGDVNFEEVSEVASHLTPVPGGVGPMTVAMLMRNTYKAFQIAQD
- a CDS encoding pseudouridine synthase; this encodes MKSEIRLQKFLSQSGVCSRRKAEELIREGRVEVDDRIALIGESIVAGSAVVRVDGKRIIARQQDHLTLVLNKPRHYVCTNADPHQDQTVFDLLPKIWQDPRMICAGRLDKDTEGLLILTTDGDLAQRLTHPSKRVIKRYQVRVQRDLQGDDIPKLLRGRTLEGQWLQFDKIIPPKHKGSEFEVHLDHGKKREIRRLLESFGYLVKKLKRTQIGAYKMRGLARGQARPLKSSEIKALLAPARENER
- the fabG gene encoding 3-oxoacyl-ACP reductase FabG, which translates into the protein MSEQVEEKKTALVTGASRGIGLAIARELGSLGFRVLCVARSEESASKAVEAVRADGGEAEAYGVDVSDSKAVAAASEEILKKYECVDVLVNNAGITRDMLFIRMSEDDWDAVLQTNLNSCFYWSKNLIRPMTRRRWGRVINISSVIGLTGNAGQANYAAAKAGMIGFTKSLAKELAARSITVNSVAPGFIQTDMTNELGEDIQGNILKMIPLKRMGKPEDIAATVGFLAGPNAGYITGQVFTVDGGMVM
- a CDS encoding acyl carrier protein encodes the protein MAEKSIEDRVKEIIVNQLNVNEEQVTPEASFLDDLGADSLDTVELIMAFEEEFKDQINGEIPESDAEKLLTVGSVVEYIKSKSS
- the fabF gene encoding beta-ketoacyl-ACP synthase II, which translates into the protein MEKRKVVVTGLGIVTSLGKSIDEYWESLLAGKSGIGNVSRFDASSYTCQVGAEVNDFDPAEYMDAKEARRNDRYTQFAVAGTRLALQDAALDPSTLDPSRIGVLIGSGIGGMETIEKQSFALFERGPRKVSPFMIPALIANMASGVVAIEINARGPNFGLVSACATGSHSIGESAQMIRDGRADIMIAGGSEAAITRLGYAGFCSMKAMSTNFNDDPQKASRPFDMNRDGFVMGEGSGILILESEESAKARGARIYCEVAGYAATCDAHHITMPDPEGKGLAEALRGALEDGGITTSEVDYVNAHGTSTKYNDKFETLAVKNVFGEHAQNLLMSSTKSMTGHLLGAAGGIEAAACCKAIETGKIPPTINYEEPDPDCDLNCVPNKAIEAKVDVAVTNNLGFGGHNTSIAFRRYA
- a CDS encoding DMT family transporter, which translates into the protein MSGRNSDLLLTTIAPVIWGSTYLVTTQFLANFSPMTVAMLRALPAGLLLLLIVRELPTGLWWIRTFALGALNFSIFWSLLFVSAYRLPGGVAATIGAVQPLIVIVLAHFWLGNKIRLLSILAAMIGLGGVAVLVLTPETTLDPIGIAAAFAGAFSMACGIVLTRKWQPPVSSLTFTAWQLTAGGILLVPFALLLEPTIPVPTPANMMGLVWLGLIGAALSYILWFRGVAKLDAAVVSSLGFLSPVTAVLLGWCFLNQNLTPPQIIGALFVIVSIWLGQRETPIARKRQTQCAHSR
- a CDS encoding MFS transporter, giving the protein MPVSKNTPFTNPKAMNSRESLPVGKLLTFTVAGFLAIMTENMPAGLLPQISVSLGVSEAMAGQTVTLYALGSVVAAIPVIAVTRSWNRRPLFLLAIAGLMIFNILTAVSAHYGLTLLARFIAGMSAGVVWGLVAGYARRLAPRHLQGRALAIVGVGQPIALSLGVPLGAWLGGLFDWRAVFWIMSAIGLLLMAWVRLGVPDFPGQAEHQRLPVKRIFLIPGIRPVLLVLLAWILAHNILYTYIAPFLDASGTGLRVEMILFSFGIAAVVGILGTGALVDRHLRYVTLISLAAFAIAVALLAIPHGSATLVLAGVIIWGLTFGGSPTLLQTALADSAGEHADVAQSIFVTVFNLAVAGGGLIGGLVIDAVGPKWLPMTLIPLVVVALATTWQAKAYGFRTGRRGA
- a CDS encoding MarR family winged helix-turn-helix transcriptional regulator, translated to MTKINEDRDRAAIAAAQWRAERPDIDAFPMEVIGRLTELGLIIARDRLNPIFAKFGLQNGEFDVLATLRRTGGTYSLTPTALYQATMISSGGMTARIDRLEKAGLIERSKHPTDRRGTLVGLTERGKALIDEMLEVHVENERAVLAPLTSDEQKTLNDILRKLINGSI
- a CDS encoding MFS transporter, with amino-acid sequence MRDTSSSRRRTFFLIFGICGGPFIIGTDMLSIGVALAPMAGDLDASLSTLQWFMSGYGIGVATFLISAGKLSDLFGARKMNCAGMLLFAGASVLMALAPSSGVAIAARLLQGVAGAFMISSSLGIAGQHFEGAARARVFSTIMAMAGLGMGVGPLLGGALIHWFDWRAVFWANLPMTFLFLANNLIFLPKQQPALRKSFDFPGLVLLTMTVLLLAVPLSQAGEWGWSSLWTLGLLGGFFVSLGILIVWEKRAKEPLLDFSVLTVSGFIPANLCAFLSYAISLGWLFLFSLYLHHVKAFSALETGLFFLPYALAYFLGGMLSSHLGKWMGWRPFLFIGLAILTAGIGGFSFVDEGTPYGFLGVGAALVGLGYIFANNAAMSLAQGKMPVEKSGAASGISMMARWLGSALGIAVMTLVLHGASRSALDQKLLSESLSLPQTKLLDVLTEEGSWHEALVALPREKEREALALLASSFSAGVDRGLLVLTGCGLFSLLLVGAVPGPANPRRE